Genomic window (Halomicroarcula saliterrae):
ACCACCTCCCGAATCAACACTGTCAAAGACACTGTGAACCGTCTCTGACTCATCTTCGCTATCCATTATCAGAACCAGACAGTAGTTATCGGAATAAAGCTTTGAGACCGGATTATGAGTAATAGCATCGGTACAGGTTGTGAGAGGCCTGATAAGCAGCATTTCTCCTTACACAAAACTCAGTTAGGGCACACCGGATTTTGAGTAAGAGAGACAAGACACACATCTAGTTTGGAGTAAGAAATAGAAGGGGAGTGGGATTGAACAGAGCGGTGTCTGCAGCTGTACTAGTTCGTCTACTGCTTCTACAGACACTACACTACTACTTACTAGACTAGCTAGACTAGAGACACACCTAGTTTGGAGTAAGAGAATCCCTCTGAATCACATCATACAGCCTCCTAACCCACTGATCTTTGAATCCTTACTCAAAATCTGGTGTGTGTGTCTCGCCTCGAGCCTCTATTGCTGACAGTTCTGATGGGTAGCTATTATGCCCTCACGTAGATTCGGAACATGACTAACTCTCACGGATTACCGGAGCGCAACCTGATTTAAAAAGGCGACAATCGCTGGCGCTTAACCAACAAACTCTGTCTCCCAATTCACTGTTGGTTAAAATTAAAGTCCTCTTCCCGAGTTGACTCCTGCCATCGTCTTGTGGCACCCAAATCACGATTCCCGGCTCGTACTATGACCCTGTACCACCCCAGGGAACAGTGCTTTGTATCTCTGCATACAACTGTATGCACATGTCGAAGAGCATCCGTCTCTCCGAGGACGCCTACGAGCGTCTCGCCTCCCACAAAGGGGAAGACGAAACCTTCTCTGAGGTCGTGCTCCGACTCGCCGGCGAGCGATCACTCCTCGAACTTGCGGGTATACTCAGCGACGAGGAGGCTGAATCACTGCGCGACGCCGTCGACGAACGTCGTAAACGGCGCGGCCGTGAGCTCGAACAGATTGCCGGCGAGCTAGAGGACGCGTAGCGTGCTGCTGGATACCTCGTTTCTCATCGACCTGATGAACGGCGACGAGGACGCCGTCGAGAAAGCGCGTGAACTGGAGACTGATTTCGTTCAGCAACGGCTCTCCTCGATGACGCTCTTCGAACTGTACTATGGCGTCGCCCGAGCAACGGACTCGGAGGCGGAACGCGAGAAAATCGAACAGGTCCTCGCATCGAAGCCAGTTCACCCAGCTGACTCCGCGATTATGCGGAAGGCTGGCCGTCGTTCTGGCGAGTTAATGAACGAGGGGAATGCCGTCACCGACGGTGACATGATTATCGGCATGACTGCCGACGTCGTCGACGAACCGGTCCTTACACGGAACGTCGATGACTTCGAGCGTCTCGGTGTCGACGTAGAGACGTATTGAGGAACGCCATTGGGTCAGCCCTTCAATGCCGGCCAGCCGAAGCGACCGTCGGTGTGGTACAAGGCAGTCGATATCGATTTCCTGCCGTGATAGAGCTCCGAACGCATATCCCCGTCTTCCCATGAGCGACGAGTGAGAAACCCGCACCGGGATTGAAACTTCTTGTATTAGTTCACAGAAAGGAAGTGCTTCCTACGGACCCCGCAAAAGGTGGATAACTTATACACTCGACTGACTCCGCAGGAAGCATGCCCGAAATCGGCATCTACGCCCGTGTCTCGACGACAGACCAAGACCCACAACGACAACTCGACGAACTTCGGGAGTTTGCCAGAGACACGTACGATGAGCCAGAGATTAACGCCTATGCAGACATCATCGGTGGTACTGAAAATGACCGCGGTGAGGAGTACCAGCGTCTTCGTGCAGATATCGAAGACGGGTCTTTGGATGTAGTCATCGTTCACGAACTGTCTCGGCTCTCCAGACTCGGCGCCGGCGAAATCCACGAGTTCTTAGAATTCTGTCTCAGTCATGAAACCGGTGTTCAGGATCTGGAGGTCGGACTCGAAATCAGCCTTGACGATGACCTCGTCGACAGAGCTGTGAGTCAGCTGATTGCTGGTGTGATGGGCGACCTCGCTCGTGTGGAACACAAACAGAAGCTCCGCCGGATTCAATCCGGCATCGACGCTGCAAAAGAGGCCGGCCGATGGACTGGACGGCCCCCGGCGGGGTTTGACGTCGAAGATGGCTATCTCCAGGTCAACGCCGACGAGTTCCTAACTATTCGACGGGCGCTTGAACGCATTGAGCAAGGCTATACATACGCTGAAGCGGCTGATGGAACGCCCGTTGCCGAGTCAACGTTGCGAGCACTCCACGATGACCGCCGTGACCTCTATTTCTACGCTGCAGCTGCGGATGAGCGGCTTCAAGCCGCCGCGCAAGAACTCGAACCACTAGAGAAACCAGATATTCCCGATGACACCAGACTCCCCGAGCAGGACATTCGAACTATCGTTCGCGATGAAATCCATCGCCACCAGCAGTAACTCTCTCAATGCCACCAGCTGTAATAGCAGACCTACACTGTGGCTGCGCTCACTCAGAGGGTTGACCATTATTCTCTGAAGAGTTTGAGCGCACTCACTAGCACGTGTTAGAGATCCCCTCTCTCCGATGCCGACGGCCTTCAGTCTTGATCGCCCGGACGGTCGACGGCTTCAGCGGCCTCAATTTCGTCTGTTTTCTCGACTTCGGCGAACATGGCGCGATACGCATCGGGCTCAAAGAGGTTGTTTCGGTCGAAGAGGTCACGGGCAGCGTCGGTGAGCTGGAAGAACCGATACGGCTGGCCGCGTTGGAGCCCTTCCCGGTCCCGTTCGACAACCTCGACCAGCCCCACCTTCTTCAGCCGGGAGAGATGATCGGTGAGTGTCGACGCTGCGACGCTCGGATTGTAATATTCGAGCTCCTTCTTCGAGGGTGCTCCTTTCGGATGGCCGACGATGGTGCCGATGATGTTCGCGCGGGTTGTGTCGTCCAGCGAACCTAACGCTGTAATCGGATTCAGGCCGGTCATCTTCTCGCTGGGCCTGAATCGGGTGGAATCGGGGCGAGACATCGTGTATAGGTTTTCATCGTCCAGTCAAATAACCATTTCGGTGAAAATCGAAGTGGTTCCTGAAGTTTCCCCGCGTTTCACTTTCAGCCCGTTTTCCGTACCGTTAGGTAGCGGTGGTTTGTGATGGCCAATATGACTACCGACGACGGAATGCGGGCAGTTATCGACAAATTAGGTTCGACACCTGGCGAGACACTCACACCTGAACGCGTTGAGGAAATTCAGACGGCGATGCATGAGGATCTCGGTCGGTTCATCAACACGACATCGTACTTCGTACTCGGTTCGTATGCTGAGGAGGAGCGGCCACGACTGGAAGCAGTACGGGACCACCTTGCGTCCGAGGTCCAGCATTCAAGCACGGACGAAGAGGTTGAAGCGTTCCTAATGGACGAGATTCTAGATATTTCGGAGTTCTTTACGTCGAAATTCAAGCTCTTAGCGAGCTACGCTGACAATATCGTTGGCGTGTACGAACACTCCAAGGGAGGCCATGCCTGGGAAGCAGGCTACATCGACCAGCCGACGTATCGGGACCGAACCAGAGCGTTCTACCGGTCCTACGATACTGAGGAAGAAGAGTATGCAGCCTATGACGCGATGTTCGCACACTACCTGTTGTCGATGGAGCGGGTCGACCGTGCAAACACCTGGACGGACCCAAATGACCTTCTCGAGGAAGTACGGGCAGCATATGTAGACCAGTGAGTCTGACTCTCTCCCACGCGATGCAACTGGAGATTTGATTCAGTCTCGTTTCTCTCCAGTCACGACATACACAGTCCCTGCATGAAATGTCTCCATAGAGACCGCCACGAAAGTGTCTTCGACAGACTGAGCTATTGGTGCGTCGGGGTACCAGTTGGTGATATAGGCGGAGACGCCTTCGATGAGTGGGTTGAGCCAGCAAAGCGGTGCGGTCTGGAATGACTGAGCGTCGAGAACTGCAATGCGTCCTCCGGGCCGCAAAACATCGGATATTCCCGCTACGACTGCCTCGACATCGCCCATCGCGCTCAAGGAGAGCGTCGCGCATACCCCATCGAAGCGGTCGTTCGGCAGTGGCAGTCTCTTGGCGTCCGCTCTAAGTACTTCGACCTCACAGTCCAACTGT
Coding sequences:
- a CDS encoding antitoxin VapB family protein, yielding MSKSIRLSEDAYERLASHKGEDETFSEVVLRLAGERSLLELAGILSDEEAESLRDAVDERRKRRGRELEQIAGELEDA
- a CDS encoding type II toxin-antitoxin system VapC family toxin, coding for MLLDTSFLIDLMNGDEDAVEKARELETDFVQQRLSSMTLFELYYGVARATDSEAEREKIEQVLASKPVHPADSAIMRKAGRRSGELMNEGNAVTDGDMIIGMTADVVDEPVLTRNVDDFERLGVDVETY
- a CDS encoding recombinase family protein, translating into MPEIGIYARVSTTDQDPQRQLDELREFARDTYDEPEINAYADIIGGTENDRGEEYQRLRADIEDGSLDVVIVHELSRLSRLGAGEIHEFLEFCLSHETGVQDLEVGLEISLDDDLVDRAVSQLIAGVMGDLARVEHKQKLRRIQSGIDAAKEAGRWTGRPPAGFDVEDGYLQVNADEFLTIRRALERIEQGYTYAEAADGTPVAESTLRALHDDRRDLYFYAAAADERLQAAAQELEPLEKPDIPDDTRLPEQDIRTIVRDEIHRHQQ
- a CDS encoding ArsR family transcriptional regulator; amino-acid sequence: MSRPDSTRFRPSEKMTGLNPITALGSLDDTTRANIIGTIVGHPKGAPSKKELEYYNPSVAASTLTDHLSRLKKVGLVEVVERDREGLQRGQPYRFFQLTDAARDLFDRNNLFEPDAYRAMFAEVEKTDEIEAAEAVDRPGDQD
- a CDS encoding class I SAM-dependent methyltransferase, producing the protein MIDPFRQWAFDRRNHTHSQRVYDWWSRHDRVYAAFVTAFLFGRTAEFRDRTVAALSLDPGDTVLDVGCGPAPNFERLAEAVGPTGTIVGVDASPGMVKRAKERGKQLDCEVEVLRADAKRLPLPNDRFDGVCATLSLSAMGDVEAVVAGISDVLRPGGRIAVLDAQSFQTAPLCWLNPLIEGVSAYITNWYPDAPIAQSVEDTFVAVSMETFHAGTVYVVTGEKRD